One part of the Mariniblastus fucicola genome encodes these proteins:
- a CDS encoding DNA-binding transcriptional regulator yields the protein MKRSVALLIETSNEYARGLLRGVLRYQQEHERWNIDLPEQHRGAAPPKWLAGYSGDGIIARIETEAIAAAVRQSQLPAVDVSAGRFVESIPWVETDDQSISRLAISHFVKRGIQHVAFCGESTFNWSKWRRDAFVAEAKAQNLSVSVFEVGSDDNESTWSKERKRLARWLAQLPDSCGLMAAYDSLAHRVIQLCTEIDRCVPDSIAVVGVDDDPLLCQLATPSLSSIVPDAELAGYTAAEQLDAIMSGEVVPAAGTLLPPIGIATRKSSDTLAVEDPVVAIAGRYILANACNGIQVSDVVAQTDLTRRVLERRFKSSMDITPHEFIVETRLSHAERLLRETNLTLDKVAHRCGIEYAEYLNALFRKHRGMTPGEYRRQNKKTDQ from the coding sequence ATGAAACGGTCCGTCGCCCTGCTAATCGAAACCAGCAACGAATACGCCCGCGGTTTATTGCGAGGGGTTCTTCGTTACCAACAGGAGCACGAACGCTGGAACATCGATTTGCCGGAACAGCACCGCGGTGCAGCGCCGCCAAAATGGTTGGCTGGATATTCAGGGGACGGAATCATCGCACGTATTGAGACCGAAGCGATCGCCGCGGCGGTTCGTCAATCTCAACTGCCTGCGGTTGACGTTAGCGCTGGCCGTTTCGTTGAAAGCATCCCGTGGGTAGAAACCGATGATCAGTCGATCAGCAGGTTGGCGATCAGTCATTTTGTCAAACGCGGAATTCAGCATGTCGCGTTTTGTGGCGAGTCGACTTTTAATTGGTCGAAATGGAGACGCGATGCGTTTGTGGCGGAAGCAAAGGCACAAAATCTTTCGGTCAGCGTTTTCGAAGTTGGCAGTGACGACAATGAGTCCACGTGGTCGAAAGAGAGAAAGCGACTGGCCAGATGGCTGGCTCAACTTCCCGACTCCTGCGGCTTGATGGCGGCTTACGATTCACTCGCTCATCGGGTCATTCAATTGTGTACCGAGATCGACCGATGTGTTCCGGATTCGATCGCTGTCGTTGGCGTCGATGATGATCCGTTGTTGTGCCAACTGGCAACACCATCGCTGTCAAGCATTGTGCCCGACGCAGAACTGGCCGGCTACACCGCGGCCGAGCAACTGGATGCGATCATGTCGGGCGAAGTCGTTCCGGCGGCCGGAACGTTGCTGCCGCCAATCGGTATCGCGACCCGTAAATCGTCGGATACGCTCGCCGTTGAGGATCCAGTCGTGGCGATCGCTGGTCGATACATTTTGGCAAACGCCTGCAACGGGATTCAGGTTTCAGACGTCGTGGCCCAAACTGATTTGACACGGCGCGTGCTTGAACGTAGATTCAAGTCTTCGATGGATATCACGCCGCACGAGTTTATCGTGGAAACCCGTTTGTCTCATGCAGAACGGTTGCTGCGAGAAACTAATTTGACTTTAGATAAAGTCGCCCATCGTTGTGGCATTGAGTATGCGGAATACCTCAACGCTTTGTTTCGCAAGCACCGTGGCATGACGCCAGGCGAATACAGACGCCAGAACAAAAAGACAGATCAATGA
- a CDS encoding Gfo/Idh/MocA family protein, producing MSFNVAMVGLGFGAEFIPIYQNHPDANIVAICRRNKEELDKMGDQFGIEKRYTEFDDVLADSEVDFVHINSPIGDHAWMSLKALDAGKHVMCTVPMATTIDECRQIIEKVKETGLKYMMAETVVYSREFLFIKDLYDKGELGKIQHLAASHPQDMDGWPSYWESMIPMHYATHVVSPCLGLMDSLAESVSCFGSGTVRDDIKEKSGNPFAVESAHIKLKDSDVTAHIWRCLYDVARQYRESFDVYGTKKSFEWTLVENEPHVMHVAKRPEPEIPEKIEVPDFAHLLPEPIQKFTLPAEIHDADHLSFLQGGGHGGSHPHMVNEFVMALKEDRDPKPNALTSANWTCVGICAHESAMKGGEVVRLPEFTLG from the coding sequence ATGTCATTTAACGTTGCCATGGTCGGACTTGGCTTTGGAGCCGAGTTCATTCCGATCTATCAGAATCACCCTGACGCGAACATTGTCGCGATCTGTCGCCGCAATAAAGAAGAGCTCGACAAAATGGGAGATCAATTCGGGATCGAAAAGCGATACACTGAATTCGATGACGTTCTGGCTGACTCAGAGGTCGACTTTGTTCACATCAACAGCCCGATTGGCGACCACGCATGGATGTCGCTCAAAGCCCTCGATGCTGGCAAGCATGTGATGTGCACGGTGCCAATGGCGACGACGATCGACGAATGCCGTCAGATCATTGAGAAGGTCAAGGAGACCGGCTTGAAGTACATGATGGCCGAAACGGTTGTCTACAGCCGAGAGTTTCTCTTTATCAAAGACCTCTACGACAAAGGTGAGCTTGGGAAGATCCAGCACCTTGCGGCTTCTCATCCGCAGGATATGGATGGCTGGCCAAGTTATTGGGAGTCCATGATCCCGATGCATTACGCGACGCACGTCGTTAGCCCGTGTCTTGGCTTGATGGATTCGTTGGCGGAATCAGTCAGTTGTTTTGGATCCGGAACGGTTCGAGATGACATCAAGGAAAAGTCTGGCAACCCGTTTGCCGTTGAAAGCGCTCATATAAAACTCAAAGACAGCGATGTGACGGCTCATATTTGGCGTTGCCTGTATGACGTCGCGAGACAGTATCGCGAGAGCTTTGACGTGTACGGAACGAAGAAGAGTTTCGAGTGGACGTTGGTCGAAAACGAGCCTCACGTGATGCACGTCGCGAAACGGCCCGAGCCCGAAATTCCAGAAAAGATCGAGGTCCCGGACTTCGCTCACTTGCTTCCTGAGCCAATTCAGAAATTCACTTTGCCGGCGGAGATTCACGACGCCGACCATTTGTCGTTTTTGCAAGGCGGCGGACACGGTGGCTCGCATCCGCACATGGTGAACGAGTTTGTGATGGCACTGAAAGAGGATCGTGATCCGAAGCCGAACGCGCTGACTTCCGCGAACTGGACTTGCGTCGGCATTTGCGCTCATGAGTCCGCGATGAAGGGCGGCGAAGTTGTTCGCTTGCCTGAGTTCACGTTGGGGTAG
- a CDS encoding serine/threonine protein kinase yields the protein MENTQVGPFRILKRLGTSRRQQVFHARQEAQDRDVVLKFINLPPTIEWTKALDKIERETVELRKLRHENLVRVYGVGVHEEDSKIFFATELIEGEPLSAILARRGKLAPDLVVEYGHQIAEALKYIHNREIIHSKLTPDKIIITPDHKVKISDLRLNRAKKRRWDATRKRDLEIAAYMAPEQFDEGATQKSDFYSLGVILYELLTGKLPYEPDTMGRMAKVKKEATAPSVAEEVMNCPIWLDRIVTQMVQPDPRQRPHSARAITFAFEEIKKIDATQKSAASQVAGNFNPLTAGVDKTAARRALGKKPTREKYDGTPFYQKTPFMIAALVGLLAVIVFFAIPKSHAKRLKQAESQVASLDPDDWRKAAVELNFLMESSDEAIAERATDLYFESKEKSLEMNARSGVAPGARNFYTGNIKSYIDAVQKFLGGEHAAAKFEFERLVREVDPEGDERHVYGAATKQLQQLSGILSLPANPETLMAMIEKYSDETNELKLMQGTKVLARISNQFRRNPAYEEICDAADAQLIVIQNRLDGVPEVPVDEPVE from the coding sequence GTGGAAAACACACAAGTCGGTCCATTTCGAATTCTCAAACGTTTGGGAACCAGTCGGCGTCAACAGGTTTTCCATGCTCGTCAGGAAGCTCAGGATCGCGACGTCGTTCTCAAGTTTATCAATCTGCCTCCGACGATTGAATGGACCAAGGCGCTCGACAAGATCGAACGCGAGACCGTCGAGCTTCGCAAACTTCGGCACGAGAACCTTGTCCGCGTTTATGGCGTCGGAGTTCATGAGGAGGACTCGAAAATCTTCTTCGCCACCGAACTGATTGAAGGCGAGCCACTGTCTGCAATTCTGGCTCGCCGCGGAAAGTTGGCTCCGGATTTGGTCGTCGAGTATGGACACCAGATCGCGGAAGCTCTGAAATACATTCACAACCGCGAGATCATTCACTCAAAGTTGACGCCGGACAAGATCATCATCACGCCGGATCATAAAGTCAAAATTTCTGACTTGCGTTTGAACCGCGCGAAGAAACGACGTTGGGACGCGACGCGAAAACGGGACCTTGAGATTGCAGCCTATATGGCTCCGGAGCAGTTCGACGAAGGCGCGACGCAGAAGTCAGATTTCTATTCGCTGGGCGTGATCCTGTATGAACTGTTGACCGGAAAGCTTCCGTACGAACCGGACACGATGGGTCGCATGGCGAAAGTCAAGAAAGAAGCCACGGCTCCATCGGTGGCCGAAGAAGTCATGAACTGTCCGATCTGGTTGGACAGAATTGTGACTCAGATGGTGCAGCCCGACCCACGGCAGCGTCCGCATTCGGCTCGCGCGATCACGTTTGCGTTTGAGGAAATCAAGAAGATCGACGCCACGCAGAAATCAGCAGCTTCGCAGGTGGCTGGAAACTTTAATCCGCTCACCGCAGGCGTCGATAAAACAGCGGCGCGGCGTGCGTTGGGTAAAAAGCCGACGCGGGAAAAGTACGACGGAACGCCGTTCTATCAGAAAACTCCTTTCATGATCGCTGCTTTGGTTGGATTGCTGGCAGTGATCGTCTTTTTCGCGATTCCAAAGAGCCACGCGAAGCGACTTAAACAGGCTGAATCACAAGTCGCGTCGTTGGATCCGGATGACTGGCGAAAGGCCGCTGTGGAACTCAATTTTCTGATGGAAAGTTCTGACGAAGCGATTGCAGAACGCGCGACGGATCTGTACTTCGAAAGCAAGGAGAAAAGCCTTGAGATGAACGCCCGTAGCGGCGTTGCCCCGGGGGCCAGAAATTTCTATACCGGGAACATCAAGTCTTACATTGACGCTGTGCAAAAATTCCTTGGCGGCGAACACGCAGCGGCAAAATTCGAATTTGAGCGTTTGGTACGAGAAGTTGATCCCGAAGGCGACGAACGCCATGTTTATGGGGCGGCGACGAAGCAGCTTCAACAGCTTTCAGGAATTTTGTCATTGCCCGCAAATCCGGAGACTTTGATGGCGATGATTGAAAAGTATTCCGACGAAACCAACGAGCTCAAATTGATGCAGGGCACGAAAGTTTTGGCGCGGATTTCAAATCAATTCCGACGCAATCCTGCTTACGAAGAGATTTGTGATGCGGCCGACGCACAATTGATCGTCATCCAGAATCGACTCGATGGCGTTCCCGAAGTCCCCGTTGACGAACCAGTTGAATAG